The Diceros bicornis minor isolate mBicDic1 chromosome 22, mDicBic1.mat.cur, whole genome shotgun sequence DNA segment TGCTGAGTCTCCAGGGCCAACACATGACGTGTTGTGGATGCAGGCCAACCTTATCGTTTTCCTTTGCCAAGGTTTGGAAGGATTTCTGGCCTTGTGCTAGCCTTCcattgattaaatgagataatgtatgtagagCCCTTGGCACAAAGTAAGTGAGCAATAAATGGTAACTGCTGTAATAGTAATAATTACAGCAATAAAGATcttaacaattaatgtaataataGAGCAATAGTATGAGAGCAATAATTATTTAATGATGATggtaataataaatataacattaGAGCAATCAGTGGCATGGGGGAGGGGGTTGCAGTGGGAGTGGTTCTCCCAGTGGGGAAGTGTTTTATCAGTGACACATGATAATGAAAAGCAGAtgtatgagaactctctgtactttcagttttgctgtgaacataaaactcctctaaaaaatagtctattaaaatttttttaaaaaatataaaggaaatttctgagaaagaaagcagactGGCAATGAGTTGGTGGTGGTATTATTTTTCAGTCTCTGAAGACAGTGCCCTCCCTTATTGCCTGCACCAGGGTGGACCCACTTCCACCATCCAACCCTTGGTATGCCATTAACAGTAATGatggttatttttaaattgctCCATTGGCTATGCAGATATTCAAATGAGTAGCATGTTAAGGAGGAAGTAAAGTTTGTTGGTAGGATGATGATCGATCATTCCAGTGTTTCTCTATTCGTGACTGGGTGCTGAATGCTGGTGAAACTGGCACCCGGGCACTGAGGTCTTGGGCTGTCTGTGGCTCTCTCCACTGAGTTTAGCAGCCACATCATCTCCACTCAACATGCCTGCAGCTAGTGGCTTGGCTGTGAGCAGCCCTTCTGGAGGGCACCCACCACACCCTAGCACCTAGGGACATCTTTCCTAACCCACAGACCAGGGCAAGTCTTGTCCCCAAGTCACCAATGCATTGGCTTCCTTTCCTTTGCCTAATGAAAGGTTCTCTTTCCTTTGAGTAGGAAAATGCCCAGCTCATCAGAGAAGTGGAAGTGGACAAGGTCTCCGTGCTCTCCAGGGACCAGGTGGAGGCCATCAAGCAGCTGTGGCAGGACCCAGGAATCCAGGAGTGTTACGACAGGAGGAGGGAATACCAGCTGTCAGACTCTGCCAAATAGTGAGTACAGAGCCCCGGGCATGGCTCCCCAACGTGATCTCAGGCAAGCAGGGCTGCACTTCACAGAAGCTTCTCACTGGGGAGAAATGAGCTGCTTGCTAAAATGCAGGCACTCAGCGGCAACGCTGCCTCCCTCCCCCGCTCATCTGTATCCCCCTCTTACTTCTTGCTGCGTCTCTTACCGCCTCCTAAAACCTTCAGCCCCACTGTGGATCCCCAGATCTCGCTCCCTCCCCACACCTACCTTTCCTGGCTGTGTTCTAAGGCTCTGTCCTCTTCAATAAGAGGCTAAATCAAATGTGGGGTTCCTGTGTGGGGCTCTTGATCTCATTTGGGGTGCTGAAATGATCTGATTTAAAGAAGGACTACATCTGCTTCTGGCTTCTACTTTCCTTCTCTTCATATCTCTCTGCCTTCCGGTTTCCTGATCACTAGATAGCAGGTCCAGTTGCCCTAAAATCTACACTCAGTGTAGACCAGCTGTGCACTAGGCGCATCACTGGCTGATCTGGTGCTGCCCTCTAGTGGGTGAGATGGGCTCTGCGGGCCCAGCAACGGGAGGAAGCTCAGTCCTGGAGCCCTTTGTTGATTCACCTCCTGCGAAGGCCTACATGCTATATTTTGGATCCATAAAGCTCTAGTTTTAAATCATTAATCCTTCAAGGTAAAACAAAATGGATGGTCCTGCATGCAAACCAACCCATTGAGATCacagaatttcattttcttcagaaaatTTCCTGAGGTAATGCCTCCCATCAGCCAGGTCACTGAGCACATAGTTTGATCATGGTCCTTCTTGAAGAGGTGATGGTTCTTGGTTCTGCAGCTCAGCTCCTTCCCCCTCGCCCCATGTCATCTTCCATCCTCCAAGGGCCCCGAAATCCTTTCCCGAGACCCCTGCGCTTCCCTTGAGGTGCTGCCATTGCCTCTGAACTGGTGTGGGTGCGTGGTTCACCCGCATTGTCTGGACAGGCAGTGGGCAGGAAAGGAGACCGGAATCTTACCTCCTCAGTTTTGATGGTCTCCCTTTGGCATTTGTCCCAGGCTGTTTAATGTCATTAATCCAGATTGGCACAACCAATCTGAGTACAGGAACATTTAGGTGCAATAGAGCAGCcaaacaggaaaaggaaataaaagaagccCCCATAAGGTGTTGAATCAGCAGAGAAAAGagccagaaggaaggaaggcagagtcCAAGGAGGAGGGCGGAGGAGCCAGGGCAtccctggccttccctgagacAGCCCGGTGTCGTTTGCTTCTGTGAAAGCCTGGGAATTGACTGGGGCTCTTGATGTAGATCTACTTGGCAAAGGCCCACTGGAACTGCTGCAGAATTCAACGGAGCCCTGAAACTGGGGCAAGTCCATTGAGAGGAATGTGAGCAGTAGCTATGGTGTGGACAGAGCCGCAACAGAGAAAATGGCACTCAGAAACCCGGGCCGCTGCCCGCCTTTGGAACTGCGAGGCTTGAGGCACTTGTGCATTTGCTTGGTGCAGGTCGGTGGTGTCATCCACTCTGCTAGTGCTATGTGCTTATTTGGACAGGcattcatttcacaaaaatgGGCCAGGTACTGTGGTAAGGGCTGCAGGTACAGAGATGCTCTTTGCCCTCAAGGAACATGGAATGAGACATGTATAAATCAAAAAATCACACACACGTAAGTCAATGGTGATAAGCCCTCAGGTCATGTCTGAGGCGTGGGTCGGGAGGTTGCCCAAAGCTGCCCCAGTGGTTTTCTTCCTGCGCTGAGGGCTGCACGATGAATAGAGTTTGCCTGTTTCCTCCTGGCTTCCTGTCATGGCacctgctcagccccaggccgacCTAGGCAGGCTCTGCTTGTGTGGGGAGAAGGCAGGACCAGCCTTGGTTTGCAGCGGGGCTCAGAATCACCAACTCTGTTGTTGGCCAGGGCTTGAGTTATAGTTATTTTACTCAAAAAggccttaaaattaaaaaaaaaaagtgtcctcTCATTTTATCAGAGAAAAAGTGATATGTTTTAAGCTTAGGGCTTTAATATATGGCCCAAAATAGTCCAAGATAAGTTTTGTGTTATTTTGGGGATGTTTAATTTCCCAGTGTAACAGGAAACTTTTTCATGTTATTTTGAAAGAACTTATCATTGGCCTGTTTTGTGCctttatattttcttagaaaCTAATTCATCGAGCAAAGCATTTGAGAATAGCACCTGCATTCTATAATGTTCTTGATGAGGGTGCGTGTGGGAGGGAGAAGGACTGACGAGACGCCCGAGAGCCGACTCCAACATCCTATTCCTTCCAGCCCCGTCTCTCTCATGGGTCAGATAGTGACCGAGCTTAGagccaggaggaggagaaggagggatctGCAGATTTCCCAGGAGGCTCTGGTCCATATTTTCTCCAAAACAGTCGTAGGAGGGCTGGAGCGTTGGCTCTCAACAGAGTCACTGATGGAATCCATGAATCTGAGTGCGGTTGCTGTGAGTTGGGGTGACTTCCCTGGAGGGGGATGGACGCTTCTCCCTTCTCTAAAGCAAGTCTCAGTGCTTGTTCTCTACCATCACAGTTACCTGACGGACATTGACCGTATCGCCACGCCATCGTTTGTGCCAACGCAGCAAGACGTGCTTCGTGTCCGAGTGCCCACAACCGGCATCATTGAGTATCCGTTTGACTTGGAAAACATCATCTTTCGGTAAGAATGTCTGCTCAGCATGTTCTGTTAAGAATTTGTCCAGGCTTGGAAGTCCCCAGATGGATTCTTAAATATGTTATTCCTAAAAGGAGTTACATCTCTTAGGGCAATATGGCCCTCTTTACCACAGAGTATTTGGAATTGTTGTGGGTCTCAAGTCCTGGAATGCAGAGGAACTCACCTCCTATTCCCCTTAGAGAATAAAGGTTTCCTTACTGATGTCTGGAATGATTCTTATGtgtaaaatacatacacacacagatgtaCCTTTTATCCTCTTCACTAATTTTACCTTTCCCCCTACACCCCTGCCCTATGCCCTatggcaaccaccagtttgttctctgtaagtctgtttcttttttgttttgtttattcttcttttttttttagattccacatataagtgaaaccatatggtattcttatttctctgtctggcttgtttcgtttaacataatactctctaggatccatacatgttgttgcaaatgggaggatttcattcttttttatggccgaataatattccattgtatatatatacaccacatcttttttatccattcatctaccttTGGATATTCAGGTTGCTTACATAGCTTGGCTATTGTAATTAGTGCTGCAATGACAATAGGGATGCACATATCTgtttgaattaatgttttcatattttttggataaatacccagaagtggtattgctgtattttatggtagttctattttttgttttatttattttattttattgaggtcataatagtttataacattgtgaaatttcagttgtgcatgattatttgtcagtcaccatatatatgtgcccctttactccttatacccacctcccaaccctcttctcctctggtaactactactctattctctttgtccatgtgtttgtttatcttccacatatgagtgaaatcatatggtgtttgtctttctctgtctggcttattttgcttaacataataccctcaaggtccatccatgttgttgcaaatgggatgattttgtctttttttatggctgaatagttttccattgtctgtatacacacacacacacatatatatattatatatatgtatgtatataccacgtcgtctttatccattcatcagttgttggGCGCTTGGGtcgcttccatgtcttggctattgtgaataatgctgcaatgaacataggggtgcataagtctctttgaattgttgatatcaaattctttggataaatacccagtagtgggatagctgggtcgtatggtatttctaattttctttttttgtgaggaagattggtcctgagctaatgtctgttgccaatcttcctctttttgcttgaggaagattgtcgctaagctgacatccgtgccaatccttctcaattttgtatgtgggacgccgccacagcatggtttgatgagcaatgcataggtccgggatccaaacccgcaaaccctgggccaccgaagcggagcacacaaaacttaaccactacgctactgggccagcccctctatttttaattttttgagaaatctccatactgttttccacagcggctgcccgagtttgcattctcaccagcagtgtttgagggttcccttttctccacatcctttcctaCATGCGgttgtatacttttttttttttggtgaggaagattacccctgagctaacacctgttgccaatcctcctctttttgctgaggaagactggccctgggctaacatccgtgcccatcttcctctactttatatgtgggacgcctgccacagcctggcttgataagcggtgcataggtctgtgcccaggatctgaacctgcgaagccctggccgccaaagtggagtgtgcgaacttaaccactacctcaccaggccggccccagatgtATACTTTTGTAACCCACAAATTGAATATACTGATGTCTTTTCCCTAAAGTTGAATAATATTTATCTTCCCTTTTATTCCCTTGTCCAAGacttatccttaaaaaaaaaacaaactaagaaTCAATACAAAAATGTGTATTAAAAATTAcataagataatatatataaactatCTACAGCTGTGTAAAAATGTATGAATTTCCACATACAAATATAGGAAATACTTTTAGGATGGCTTAAGTCGATCTTCAATGCATTTAATTATGGCAAAAAAACGAATAATCATATGGTTTTGTGCAATGCATAGTACTGCaaatttcaaagcactttcatatcCATTAGTTCCCTCGTTCCTCCTAATGGTCATTACAAATGCTTGTCTAGTTGAGACGACACAAGTCCAGTCCTGCCATGTCCGGTCCTGTTTGTAAACCCATCACATCCTAGTTCTTCTGGAGCATTGTTGCGCTGGGGGAGCCCTCTGGTCGAGTCCCTCGAAAATCTGCATCTTTGTGAGCACATCCCCTGTGCTGTGTCCCATGAATTTATGTCCCCCTTTTCAGAATCAATGCTGCTTGCAACTTCCAAAACCTATATCTGGTCCACAGATGTATTCTCTTTGGCTTACTTGgtgttttaaaaaacttttgaGTCAACATTTAAAAACTGGGCTATTTCACTTTAAACATTTGAAATTTAGTCTCTCTTGAAACGTTGGAGGATCTGGTTGTGATGAACCTGCGTTTCTGTCCAGCAGCAGTTGGCTGCAGGTGTGTAGCAGCCATCGCTTTAGGCAGGCCCTGGCACTCTCGCAGTGCATGCTTTTCAATTTTGGAGAGGCCCACTTGACTCATGTCCATAAACTGCCTGAGCCCTGGAGCATTCGAGCTTGTGACTGACTCTTGGGCTATGACTTCCTGAAATCTTTCCCAAAGACACAGATAAAGGCTTTGATTTCCATTCTGGACAGAGGGCACTTGCAGGTCTTTCTTGGGAGAAAGGGGTGGCATCCACCTAATGCAGAAAGGATTTGTGGATAAAGTGGAGGAGCCATGAACACAGGAAGGGGCAAGGGCCTGAAGGAAGCTGGGTGGACCTGGGAGactgcctgccttcctgccccttttgtgtctggtgtcCTGACGCTCTACAGTGGTTAGAGCAAACCCCAGTGGATGCTGTGCTTCCTGCCTGGACTATTGCAGCAGCTTCCTAACAGCGACTGCAAGCAGGCTCCACGTGAGTGACCTGTGCATCTGTCTTCAGTGACTTCACTTATATTCTGTGCCTCTTTTGCtaggaaatattattaaaatttattaaattaaaaattagtgAGGACCCTAAAGAGTGCTGATATCCATGGTATAATGAATTCATGTTCTTCTTTCCCAAAGAGTCATATATTCCAACTTTGGAGTGATCTGTGTTTCACTTGAACAGGATGGTGGATGTTGGTGGCCAGCGATCTGAAAGACGGAAATGGATTCACTGCTTTGAGAGTGTCACCTCCATTATTTTTCTGGTTGCTCTGAGTGAATATGACCAGGTCCTGGCTGAGTGTGACAATGAGGTATGCTGGGTGGGGAGTTTGGTTAGCTGTGGAAGACTGAGACCTATTCCTGCAGTTTGCAAGAAGCCAGCCAGCTTTGGCATTATTCCTCTATTCCTTAGGTTAAATCATCTTGCTACTCAGAGTGTAGTCCATGGACTAGCAGCACAGGCATCACCTGggtgcttgttagaaatgcatacCTTTTGAATCAACCCAGACCGAATAAATCAGAATCTCTCTTTTAACGAGATCCCAGGTAATTCAAATACACATGAAAGTTCGAGACTCACTGGCCTGGAAACCTGGTTCTTAAACTTGGATGCACACGGGAATTCCCTGGGGACCTTAAAAATAAACTTGGCACCTGGGTCcaaccagagattctgatttaattggtggTGGGTGTGGCCTGAGCATGGGGATCTAATCTAATGTGCTGCCAAGGGTGGAGCACTCAAAAGCATTAGTTCTCAGCCTCTCCTGCATATTGGAATCCCctggggaatttttaaaaataccatcttTTGGGTTGAATTGGGGGTATCTTTTTCAAGGCCCCCAAGGATGCTAATGTACAGCCAAAGTTGAGCTATTTCTAATAAACTTTATCTGAGAACAGGCTTCCCAACCTCCATGGCCAGTGGTGCTCCCAAATAAGGTACCTAGCTGAGTTGGCATGTGGAGCGGGGCCAGATGCTTGGAGCTGTTCTGGGGTCTCTTGGGATGGCTTCTGCCCTTCACTTCCCCTggaagggacttgcccagggcAGCTGGGACTGATGCACCCAGTCAGGTACTCAGTGTCCGCTGCAGAGTTGCCATAGCACTggctgggttgaactccattagCTAGATCTGCCTGGAAAGTGAAGAGAACCATCATGGTCACTTCTTTGAGAGGTGGGGGGTATTTTCTGTGGGATACCATGGTCTTTTCATCGTCTTTTCCCTACCCTTGCACAGAACCTCTTGACCTTTCATAAACTTGTCTCTTACTCCTAGGGCATGAAAGTAAATCAATAAAGAACTCTGTCCAGGATTAGGCAATAACTATGAACAAATTATGTCTTGTATTACTTGAGAGCAGACTTTTCTCTTAGGAGCACAGTTACATTAGCTAATTAGTGAGGGATTAACCCATTTACTGGTATCATTGTGCAAAGAAGAATAGAAATCTTGGCTGCCGCCCAGCTCTTCCAGTGgagaaatttttttgaaaagcaaaGGCATCCAGTTATCAATATGAAAAATTAGCTCCAAATTTGTCTCAGGAATTACTTATGACATTTCTCAGGGAACTGAAAAGATTAGTCAGGTGTGCAAGGGACCAGGATCTCAGCCTTGTGTGCTTAGAAATTAAACATTTTCTCCTCTCTTAAAAACCACAAAGTATTTGGAGAAAAATTAAGTGATTGCCACTCCAGACTTTTCCCTCCGGGTTGTAGATATGTGTTGCATCCACTCACTATGCCTTTTCATATATTGTATTTCCTTGGAGATCATTATTGATATgaacataataaattttaaagaagctTTAAAAACAAATGAGGGGTTACCTCTCTGGTAATAAATTCCAGATTTTAATCCCCAAAAATGTATTGAGCGGGAGAGTGAGCCTGGGGAGTTGCCGGGAAATAGAGATTTATGGCAGTCTCTCTGGAGTAGGTGCACTGGGCTTTGAGGGAAGTCCTTGTTTCGTTCCTCTTAGAAATACATGAGAGAGCAGAATGCCATCTAGAACAATCATTGTCACCAGATAAGATTTGTATGCGCCCTGTCTGCTCTCCGTAAATTAagaacatttaatattttcttgccAATGTCTACTGTTCAGAAATTATTACTGTCCTTCTACATAATTTCCACCAGATCCTACTGTTAGATGGGCTTGGGGAAGTATTTAAATTCTGTGAACAATAGTATGCTCATCCACAAATGGGGGCCTTGTTCCCCTCACAGAGCTCACCTGTAGGGACACACATGTAAAGCATCACACAGGCTGGGTGCTCAGAAGTGTTAGTTCCCTTCTGGGCCAGCGTCCAGTATGGTGGAGGCCTAAGGTGGTGGCCCTGCTGGGAGAGCCTGCCTTCCTCTCATCGTCACATGACTCCTGACATACAGTCTGGAAGTCCACAGCCAATTAAAGTGGGTGTCTCGGGTCTGAAGCTGTGAATCTCCCCTACTTGGTAATCCCaataattacacacacacaactttggTCAAATATGAGTATGAACCTTCTTGTTCCAAGTTGCACGAAAGCCTTTCTTATATCCTTACATGTTAGTTTGGGGCTAGAGAAGAGCTGGGGTGCTACAGGAGAGGAGATCCGGAAGGGGGAGATTAATgagagggtggggatgggggggaaATAGAAGCAGAAGGCCCCGTGTCCTGTGGCGCCCCACATGCTCACCAGCTTTAACAAGGACAGTGACCCGGAGACTGCAGCTGGATGAGGGGAGGACAGATGGACAGAACCAGCTATTTGGAATCTTGTTTCCAAAGTATTGCTTTTCTTTCTCGTTAACCCTCAGTCTCTTGTTTCTTACTTAGAACCGCATGGAAGAGAGCAAAGCCTTATTTAAAACCATTATCACCTACCCCTGGTTTCTGAACTCATCTGTGATTTTGTTCTTAAACAAAAAGGATCTTTTGGAAGAGAAAATCATGTACTCTCATCTAATTAGCTATTTTCCAGAATACACAGGTAAGTGTCCATCTTCTTGACCTCCCTGGCATCAGTCCAGAGCTCTTAACATGGGTCACAGGGGCCTCCCTGATCTGCCTCTGACCGACTTCCTCACCATTCCCCACCTTTGAATGGAAGCTTCAGTTGTATCATTGTGTGTCTTCGCCTCAGCACCTCCACCTGGGCCTCTCCCAGTGCCTGGAATATACTTGCCAACCTCTTTTGCTACCTCTACTTTATTCTCCAAGACCTGGCTCAGGCACCTCTTCCTTTGGGAAGTCCTTCTGCCCCTCACTCCACCCCATCTGCAGTAGGTGTGCCTcccttggcagcctgggttcacctTGCTCTTGGTCTTCCTCGCTCTGTGGGTATTTATTGTCTGCTCATTCAGCTCTCCCCCGAGTCAGCTCCTGAGGGCAGAGATTGTGCCCTACTTCTCTTTGCATTCCTAGTGCCTGTCAGAGCACCTGGCACTTTGTACATGTGGGTTCAAGTATGGCAGCTCCTTTACCCCTTAAAGTGTGGCAGCCCTATTACCATTGTAATAAAGACACTGAAGTTCTTTATTACATGACCTATCCAAGGCAGGAGAGTTTATGCGCTGTTGCTAATGATTTCTGGTACAGAAGGTCTCAAATATATACTAAGTTTGACATTGACATTTTGAGGAGTAGTGTTTTAGcactctcctttttccttttattgtccATATTGGCCATGTAGTACAGAGCCCTCAAGTGTTAAAATCAGATTTGGGTGCCTAAGAATGTTAGTTCCCacattcttccttttccctctcctaGCCCACTCTGTCTGCCTGAGTTAATAAGGATTGCCTCTATTCAAAAGTGGTCCAAAGCAGAAAATTAAATTGGGTCACTATTTTTCAATAAATCTccttaaaatacaatttttagaTTCTAGTGGacactttaaaatacttttataggTTCATAATGAGATATAATAAAAACAATGCCCCAGATAAACTATTCTCTAGAAATAAGATAGCTCAAAGGAGGCCAAATCAGAACAAGAGTCCATTGAAAATGATTTTTGAGAGGACCTGGTGGTGAGTCGGTatctttcttctttattcctCTAACTGTGCTCTTGACTAGGACCAAAGCAGGATGTCAAAGCTGCCAGAGACTTTATTCTGAAGCTTTATCAAGATCAGAACCCTGACAAAGAGAAAGTCATCTATTCCCACTTCACGTGTGCTACAGACACAGAGAATATCCGCTTTGTGTTTGCTGCTGTGAAAGACACAATTCTACAACTAAACCTGAGGGAATTCAACCTAGTGTAAAAGCTGCTGCCCACTCCTCACCCATACCAGAAGACAGGATTTGCAAgctctttgtgttttatttgcaAGTGCTTCTgacatcacttgacccagcccacTGGTGGTACCACGTCCATCATGCAGGCCACAGGGACAGAGATGGGGGATAGAGCTTGTAAGATGTCTGAGTTTAgcaaaaattttttcaaagtctttatttccAAAtcgtttttatatttctttgcttgACTTTTGGCCGTGAGATTTTGTGTAATTTTTGAACTTGATTATTTTACAAAGCCACtgtgatttactttttttttaattaaatttaagtgtgtttaataatagccattaaaAAATCACATAACAGAGGGGTCTGTTAATTTATAGGTCATGCCTTGAGACCGCTAGGATTAATCTGGGTgacttattttaaagaaagtaagTTAATGGGTTTGAAGCTTTTTATTAAATCTTCTAATTTAGAGACATTTTTAATTGagtgtttttctctcttcatgcTAAAGCATAATGCCTTTAACAGGCCaccaaagaattttttaaaacagttggTTCTTTTTTGTGTTAACTTTCTAAGCCAAATTAATGACTATATCAGTACATCTAATTTAGTTTTGCCACAATTTGATCATCATGAAGCCAAAGCTGATATAAAGTAAATGGACTCTAGATAGCATGTATGTTGTATTGgtgaaaaatgtgtgtgtgtgtgtgtgtgtgtgtgtgtgtatatatatatatattacaacatATATGACTAGGTCTTGTAAACTTATGGAATGGCTAAAAGCCcaaattatttaacaaatgtaATGTAACCCCTGCCAAAGATCTGATGGGCACCACAGATTTGCTGTTTGAACCATGTATGCTGTGCCTTTCCCAGGAGGCTAAGAATATACCATTCTGCCATTAGCACTGGATTATGTTGTGTTTCTTTAAGCTCATGGTTGATTGATGGTTCTGCtcctaaaaagaaaaatgctgtgaTTTTAATAGTTAGGAATTCAAACTTTCTAAATGtccttgtaggggaggaaaaaaattttccctctacccttctaggttcttggctgagaccccctcctgtaataaaagaaagacagattaacaggagaaaaacaaaagttgagTAACATCTATACCTTCtgcatacatgggagagacccaggaaaactgagtaactctccaaaatgcccaagctaccaccttaaataccaccttCAGCTAAAAACACAAGAAAGATATTTGGAGGTGTGGAAGGCCAGTcatgggaggttaccaggaaagttacagtaaacaagggtaaggttgttatgcagatttaagttgggcaccttctccattgataagactTTCTTGCGATTTTGGgtcatctttctcttcctggtacagagagagagagagagagagagagacaccctTACACATGGAGATTTTTCACCTATAGATGTAAATTCCCCtcacaaaagggtaacttctctGAAAAGTTTTCAgtgcttttcctgtgtctgctgtttcttaatcatcatcagctcaaaataatccttatgccaaagaggcatattttggggtagcatatTCTGTTCCCCTTcagtcctgcctttgaaacttcaaagaaaagtttcacagtccagagCTGAGTTGATAGATTGCTCTGTTATTTCACTGAACCACTCTTGTAGTCTTGAGAATAGGTCAGTTCAGTTAAACAGTTGTGTCTCGTTTCTGGAGGTGGTGTTGCAGGTGGGggtcccaaagttaggcctatatggTGTgagcaatcaggtatttaataagaggtatttctatggaaacaaaaggaaaacaaaagttaaTGGTTGGAACAAATTATAAGCTCAGTCCCAGTCCTGAGGGCAGCCTGtcagaagatttctagatgtgaGGGTTGAAACATCTTTTGCAGTTTGTATGTCTctgatgtcatcaggtgttcaggtaAACCTTCTGAGTGGCCCGCACAGCAGCAGGCATGAAGATTGTCTAACCATGAGCTATTGTGGCTATTTCTCTGAAGTTTATACCAAGTTGTTCACATTCAGTTTGTAGGGCTTCGGGAACACTTTTGCAAAAGCAAAACGATAActtctgtaaatgacaaaagacttaaaaacggccatggttaaagatctgatgagagttcaTTATAATGCAGTTGATGAGgaaattttgttatttctgtgacatacattTTAAGATAACTAGAATTACAagtgataacattataccaggacgtatcagatttctaggaatttcatacaatttttAGAACACTTATACATTAATAACATGTATCCAGGCAAATATAACCTAAAGAAAGGTTAGTATCACTTATTTgccaatgctt contains these protein-coding regions:
- the GNA14 gene encoding guanine nucleotide-binding protein subunit alpha-14 codes for the protein MAGCCCLSAEEKESQRISAEIERQLRRDKKDARRELKLLLLGTGESGKSTFIKQMRIIHGSGYSDEDRKGFTKLVYQNIFTAMQAMIRAMDTLRIQYVCEQNKENAQLIREVEVDKVSVLSRDQVEAIKQLWQDPGIQECYDRRREYQLSDSAKYYLTDIDRIATPSFVPTQQDVLRVRVPTTGIIEYPFDLENIIFRMVDVGGQRSERRKWIHCFESVTSIIFLVALSEYDQVLAECDNENRMEESKALFKTIITYPWFLNSSVILFLNKKDLLEEKIMYSHLISYFPEYTGPKQDVKAARDFILKLYQDQNPDKEKVIYSHFTCATDTENIRFVFAAVKDTILQLNLREFNLV